CATTAAAGGCGGATCCTTTTTGTGCAGTGCTTCTTATTGTGCTAGTTATAGGGTTTCGGCCAAGATGGGGTCCAGTATGGATTCTTCCCTAGAGCATACCGGTTTTAGAACGGTTGCCACTGTAGATATGTTGACCGATTAGCGCCTATACCTCGTTATGTTTATACTTTTTAGGATAAGCCTATTTCGGTGAAAACTTTTAATAACTTCAATGTAAGGTTTTTATCCAATACCCTACTTTTGTAAAACAAATTCAAAGAATTTTTAATATTATGTCGGAAGCAATAGAGCGAGTTAAAACATTGATAATAGGGTCTGGACCGGCAGGGTACACTGCGGCCATTTATGCTTCAAGAGCAGATTTGAAACCGGTTTTATATACAGGTATGGAGCCTGGAGGCCAATTGACAACGACCACTGAGGTGGACAACTTTCCAGGATATCCAGAAGGAATAGACGGACCTTCCATGATGGTTCAGCTACAACAACAAGCCGAACGTTTTGGTACGGATGTTCGGATAGGTATGGCAACCGCAGTTGAGTTTAGCCAAAAAGTAGGGGGAATCCATAAGATTACCGTGGATAATGATAAACAGATAGAAGCAGAAACAGTTATTATTTCTACTGGGGCTTCAGCAAAATACCTAAATATCCCTAGTGAACAAAGGCTAAGAGGTGGTGGAGTTTCAGCCTGTGCCGTTTGTGACGGTTTTTTCTATAAGGGTCAGGATGTAGCCATTGTAGGTGCCGGGGATACAGCGGCCGAGGAGGCATCCTATTTGGCGAATATCTGTAATAAGGTTACTATGTTGGTCCGTAAGGATTATATGAGAGCCTCTAAGGCCATGCAACACAGGGTTCAAAGCCTTAAGAATATCGAGATAAAGTATAACACGGAAGTAGATGAAGTTTTGGGGGACCAAGTTGTTGAAGGACTTAGAATGGTGAACAACCAAACAGGGGAGAAGGAGGAAATTGCTATTACCGGACTTTTTATTGCCATCGGGCACAAACCCAATACGGATATATTTAAAGGACAACTGGATATGGATGAAACGGGTTATATTATTACCAAGGGTAAATCCACCAAAACGAATATACCAGGTGTTTTTGCTTCCGGTGACGCACAGGACAAAGAATATCGTCAAGCGGTTACCGCAGCAGGGACTGGATGTATGGCGGCCTTGGATGCCGAGCGTTACCTGGCCACTATAGGTTCGGTAGAAGAGACTATAGCGGATAATTACAACATTTAAAGGTTTCAAGTTCTTTGAAATTAAAAAGCGCCTTTTTGGGCGCTTTTTTTGTTCTACCTATGTGCAGAATTTTTAATCGATTCGCATATAATTTTCTGAATATACCCTATTTCCATTGTCATCCAAGGTAATTTGGCTAAAGTTATCGTCGTCTAGGATAAGTTCAAACTTGAATACCTGAACGGTATCCTGTATTTTCATCATTTCGGCAGAACCATATTCTAGGCGTTCTTCCAGTTCATTTTGTGTATTCGTATAGGAACCGTATCCAAACCATTCCACTGGATCATCAGGTGAATAACGTGTCCACATGACCTTACCCTTACTATAAATCTTAACCTGGCGATAACCATTTACGTTCTGTAATGTATCCGACACACCTTGTTCATCATAATTATATCGGTTGATCAGTTCCCAGGTTCCTTCTAAGGAATTCGGGCTTTGTAGTTTTAAAGTGGTAATACTGGTAAGGGACACCAATAAGAACATCAATAAAACAGACCCAATTAATTTTTTCATGGCCCTATTATTTAATGGTTGATAATACCATAAAAGATACAAATAATAATGATAATTTAACAAAATTTATATTAAATTATTATGAAATTATCAATACACAATATTGTTTGGCTTACCCATTATATTGGTTTAGGGCATTTGTCAAGGAATCTATATCGGCTTTTCGATGTGAGGCCGATAAGACAATACGACTCATAGTTTCTGAACTTTCCTTGGGGTAGTTAAAATTGGTGACAATGATTTGTTTCTTTTCTAGAAACTGTACCAGCTCCTTATTTAAGAATGTAAATGTGGGATGGCCTCTCATATATCTAAAGTGCCCAAGTGATACCATATTTGCTAAAAAATAGTCTAAATTGGTCTTGAGGATATTTCTTCTTTCGGAATATATGGGTGCCGCCTCCAAAAAAGTAGCCATGGCCGCTGGACTTGCAGGACTGGAACCACCATAAAATGAAGTACTTTCCATTTGTGACAGGTCTTCCTTGTCTCCAAAAATAGCCCCCGCTTGAACACCAAATCCTTTTCCCAGAGAACAGCAAACGAATAATTTTTTTGGGTTCAATGCCTGTAAGGATTGAAACGCACCACTTCCGTTGTTTCCAATAATTCCAATGCCATGGGAATCGTCCGCCACCAATATAATCTCATTAAGGGGAAGAATTTTCAAACTTTCAAAATCCGAGTAACCGCCTCCTGAAAAATCAATGGTATCCATGAACAATACAGGAGTTTTTGCGTTGGGTTCGTTCAAATAATTTCGCAAGGCAATATTTAAGCTAGCAAAGGTCACATAGTTCTTTACCTGGTTTCGAAATAAGGCCGAGTGTGTGTTGGGTGCATAAAAGGGTTTACAGGATTTTTTGTGAATGAAATCAGATAAGAACTGTCCGGCTAAATAACCTGAGGATTGGGTGATGCAAGCTTCGCTTCCTACCAAATCCGAAAGATGGTCTTCGGCCAAATCGAAGATGGAGAACTGAACATTGGATTTTCTTGATGCACTATAGTTGGTGCCGTATTTTCTTATATTTTTTATAAAGAGCTCCTGAAACTCCGGATGGTCCTGAAGCCCCAAATACGAAGTTCCTCCAAAATAAAGATGTTTTTTACCCGCTACTAAAATTTCCCTTCCTGGAAATGAATCGATTAAAAATGCCATATAGTTTACATCATCGTTACGCCACTACCGGCTAATCCTGGAAATATTACTTGGCCACCTTCCCTAATTTCTACGCCTTTTGCAATGTCCGACTTCAAAAGTAGGGCTCCATCCATATCCACATAATCCAGTTGTGGCAATAATTGGGCTATAGCCGAAATCCCTACGGTAGACTCCGTCATACAGCCAACCATAACTTTTAGGCCTAGGTCTTTACCCTTCTGTATCATACGAAGGGCAGGAGTGAGGCCACCGCACTTGGTAAGCTTAATGTTGATTCCATTAAAATGTAAGGCACATTTTTCCACATCGGCTTCAACAATACAACTTTCGTCAGCAATAATAGGTAGTACGCTTTGATGCACTACCTTTTCCATACCTTCCCAATCATCTGCCTTTAAGGGTTGCTCCAAGAACTCTACGCCCAATTCTTTTAATAGCGGGACATTCTGTATTGTTTCTTCAGCGGTCCAGGCGCAATTGGCATCGATTCTAAAAATGGCGTTGGTATGTTTTCTAAGTTCCCTTACTATGGCTACATCGTCTTCGGTACCTAATTTAATCTTGTAAATAGGCCAGGGCATGTCCATCATTTTCGATACCATTTCCTCAATAGGTGCTATACCTATAGTATAGTTTGTAATGGGATAATGATCTTTTTGGGTGCCCCAAAGTTCGTATAATGGTTTTCCTTTCAATTTTCCGTAAAGATCGTTTGCTGCTAAATCCAAGGCACAAAGTGCAAAATTGGACAGGTTCTTAGTTTTAAGGAATTCATGAAACGTCTCCGGATTTTGAAAGTCATAGGATTCTATGTCTTCTTGTATCCCTTCAATTTCCTCCATCATGCTTTCTACGGAAATTCGGTAATAGGGATTACTGGTTGCCTCACCAAATCCCGAATGTCCGTTAAGGCTTAGTGTTACGATAAGCGTATTTTGAAAATCATGCGATTCCCTAGAAATACTGAAGGTGTGCTTTAACACCAAAGTATGTTTTTGTAGCTGTATTTGCATGTTACTAAGATAGGGATATGCCCTATAATCCAAAATCAAAACCCACTGAAATTTCAGTGGGTTTGTTGGTTGAATGATTCAATTTTCCAATTAGTATTTATGGACGCTTCCAGAAACCGATTTGTTCTTTTTTACGGTTGGGTCTCCTTTGTAGGATATGTTTCCCCCGCTACTGGCATCCGCGGTAAGAAGATCGGATACATTTACGCTAATATTAGATCCGCTACTGGCCTCGGCGCGACATTCTTCCGAAATTAAGTCTTTTGCCCTTATATTGGCGCCACTACTTCCATCCACATATACTTCTTTAGCATTTCCTGAAATTTCGATATTGGCGCCACTGCTTGCATCTATTTCCAAATGATTGGCTTTAACCTCAATGTTTAGGATGGAACCACTGCTGGAATCTATATTGATGTCATCTCCGGTAATACCATTCTGTGAGGTTAGTTGTGCGCCACTGGAGCTTTCCAAGGAAGTGATTTCCGGTAAGGAAACAAAAACCTTTTTAGTGGCTCTGCCAATGTTTTCGATGGCATGTATTTTCAGTTTACCATTTCGGATGTCTGTACCGATCAAATCTATGATGTTTTCATCTCCTTCCACTGAAATGCTGAAATCCGATGCCTGGGTCACATAGACCTGTATTCCTTCCGAAGCATGTACTACATTAAAATCTTCGGTTACTTCCCTAGTCTCCTCCACAACGATACCGTTGCCGGCCTTTCCTGAACCAAAATCCCCGAAATTAATATCGAATCCACAGGAGGTAAGGAATATGGCAAGTACAAATGCGATGGTTACTCTAACTATTGTTGTCATGATGTTCGTTTTTTGATTGTTGTTTATTGAATGATGTAAAATTGATAAAATTGCTTCTCTCGTTTAAAATTATACTACCGAATTGTAATATTTCCTATCTGAATTGTAATAGGCCGATCAGTTTTGGGATATGGTCTTTCGCATAGTGGTATCGCCGTCCTGGGCTTTGATTTCTATGGTGCTGTCATTTGCATCGATATTGATATCCACCTTTTCCTCGTCGTTGTCCTTTGCATTGATGCGCACCCCGTTTTCATCGATCTGCATTTTAAAGGATTCGCCGTCCGTATCGTTGATATTGATGTCAATACCATTTTCATTGATCTTGACCCGATTATTGGAATCCTCATCAAATTCCATATCAGCAGGGCAATCCAAGCACTTTAGTTCATTGTCACTTTCCATTTCCCAAGTATATCCATCCAAATTATCGATGTCCCTATCCGTATCGGCTCTCATAACCCAACTACGCCCATCGCCATGATCATAGGTGAGTACGGTACCCACTGGAACAAAAAGATTCACCCGAACTTCTTGATTGTTGAACTTACTGTTTCCTGGAATTTGTAAATAATTGTTCAGCATAATATTATTGCCATTAATGGTATAGTCATATTCAATGGCCTCGGCAGTTTCCTTGGCCCTGGCAAAGGAAGGTCCATTCGCTTCCCTACGGACTTCAATTCTAAAAATGGTATCTGTCGATTTTCTGATTCTGAACCTAACATTTTCGGATACCAAAATCTTTTCGCCCTCATTGTCATGGGTAATAATCATATTGCCCATATGCATTTTACGATCCCGGTTATAGTCGAAGGTGGCCAGGCTTATGTTCAAAGTGTCCATGGGGTTTTCAAAATATATTTCCCTTTCTGATGTTGAACTGCCAGAGTATGCATGTGCGGCAGCCTCCCTAATTCCAAATACGACCAATAATATGATGGATAATAACCAAAGTCCCAAAAGACTGAATTTGGCAATGTTTCCTATTGATTTAAGGTTCCTTACCAAAATCTTCAAACCTAAATAGAGAAGGAAAAAGAAAGGAATTCCTATAGCGAAAAAGGCCAATAGGGAAACCAACCAGATGGGCATATTGCTGGAGTTGACCACATTGTAGAAATCTATTCCCGGTACGTTGACCATATCCAGGATACCTACGGAGATCAACCCTACGAATAAACCAATTAGGGTAGAGGCACCTATGATGACCAATAATATCCCAATGAATTTGCCAAAGATTTTGAAAAGGAACATGATAATATCCCCAAGCGTATCAAAAAATGTTTTTCCTCCTTTTTTGACGGTATTGCCTACCTTTTCGTAGTCAACACTTTTTACACGATCCGCAACGTCCTCAAAACCCTCTTTGACTTTACGCTCAATATTACTAATGTTTACCGCTTCCCCACGCATGTCCAGTTTTTGGGCCGTAGTAGTAGCCTCGGGGATTAATATCCAAAGCAGACCATATAATAGAATAAATCCACCACCTGAACCTATGGTCAAAAAGACCCATAGGATACGGATCCAAAGAGGATCTATTCCAAGATAGTGTGCCAGACCGGATGAAACACCGGCAACATATTTTTGTTCCGTATCACGGTATAATTTTTTCACTCTTTGCGTAGGCTCCTTGGTTTTGGCCTTTGGCTCATCTTCGAAAATATCCTCATCTACCATATAATCTTCGGGCTGACCCATGATGGCGATTACCTCGTCTACCTGCTTTTGGGTTATGACTTGTCTCTCGTTCTCTAATTTCTCATAGAAGAGTTCGGCAATCCTAGCTTCTATATCGGCCAAAATTTCGTCGCTCCCTGGCGTATTGGCAAAGGAACGTTTTACACTTTCCAAATACCTTCGCATTTTGTTGTACGCATCTTCATCGATATGGAAGAGCGTATTCGCTAAATTTATATTTACTGTCTTGTTCATTGTTAGCTGTTTTTTGTGTTGGTTACCAGATTGGTGGCTTTTCTCAATTCATCCCAGGTGGTATCCAATTCCTTTAGGAAAAGTTTACCGGTCTCTGTTAGGGTATAGTATTTTCTTGGTGGTCCGGAAGTGGATTCTTCCCAACGATAGTTAAGCAACCCTGCGTTCTTCAAACGGGTAAGTAAGGGGTAAATGGTTCCCTCTACCACCAGCATTTTGGCATCTTTTAGCGTATCCAGGATTTCAGAGGCATACTTGTCCTCTCCGTTTAAGATGGACAGGATGCAGTACTCCAAAACTCCTTTACGCATCTGCGCTTTTGTATTTTCTACATTCATAATGTCTTTTTTCTTTTATGCGACCACCTTTCTTGTGGGGATTGCTCCTTCTGCTTCCTTGTGGACTGCATGGTTAACGGTTCGTTTTTTGATTGATGAATAAACATAGTTTTTGATTGATTGTAAACTCCGAAGGGTGTGATGAATACCCCAATTATTTTAATGTAAACTTATAACTCTATGCATGAGCCAACGGTCGTCTGTCTTTTTCCAAATGGCAATAAATTTTGATGGTATGGATTCTGCATTGGGTTCCTCCTTATTAAAAAAGCTATGCAGGCCTATCTGTACCGCCCCAAAACCGGTTATGGCGTGAACTTCTACACTATCTTCCACCAAGCTCCTGGTAACTTTACCACAAATATTGGCTTTAATACTTTCCAAAATGGCCGCTTTATCCGTTGCCAAGCCGCCCTTGTCATGATAAAACTCCAAGTCCTCATCATAGAATGCTTCTTGGGTATCCATATCACATTCGTTATAAGCGGTGAAATAGGTTTTGTCCAGGTCTAAAATGGTCTTATACAATTCAGAATCCTTTGAAACTTGTCCACATGCCAAGCTCGTAAAGAAGGCAACTACTACATATATGATAACTTTTAATAGTGTCATTACTTGATGAATTTAATAGTTATGGGATACTGAAAAGTTTGTCCCTCATTGGTTCTGATGGTCGCCAATATGGTATAGACAATGTTCACTACAAATAATGCGCCTTGCAATAGACCGGTAATTCCAACAGGTACCAACCAAGTGCCAAACCTAAAATCGTCACTGTCTATATGAAAATTAATATTGTTCCAGTGGTTCCAACGTCCAAAATCAAAAAGATCGAAATCGAAAATATTAGGAAAAAAACCTATGAAAAATGGAATACTGATAATACCTAGGACAATGGAGTAGAGGAGTAGGCTAATTTGAAAATTAAGCGCCTGTTTCCCATTATGATCTACAAATTCATACTCTTTCTTATTGGCAGTCCATAGAATCAATGGCACAATAAAATTGCCGAAGGGAATAAAGAATTTGGAAAAGGTACTCGCATGAATCAATGCGGATAAATTTCTTTCGTGTTTGGATAGTGACTCTGTCATGGTTTGTTCTTTGATTGATGAAATATCAGCTACTGTGTTTAAACGATATACGTTGATAGCATAATAACTTACAATGCAAATATATATCTAAAAGAAGGTACTATGCAACACATAGTACTATAATTTAACTTTTTATTAACATTTTAGCAATCTGATTTTTATCAATACATTTAGTGTTTAAAGAAAAAAAAATGGCTGTAAGTATTAGTAAATTCAATACGTTTACATTCTTTAAGTTACCCTCTGCATGGTGGTGTGGCGTACGTTTGCGGTATTTGGACAAAGAGAAGGCAATTGTAACCGTAAAACATAAATGGTTTAACCAAAATCCGTTTAATTCCATGTTTTGGGCCGTTCAGGGTATGGCGGCAGAACTATCTACTGGGGCCATGATGATCGATCAAATTAATGCTACGGGAAAAAAAATATCCATGCTCGTGGCCAATAACAAAGCCAACTTTACAAAAAAGGCGACTGGTAGAATCACTTTTACCTGTGAAGACGGACATTTAATAAAGGAGGCATTGGAGAAAACCATTTCCACGGGTGAAGGGCAAACCGTTTGGATGAAATCCATAGGTGTCAATACTGATGGGGTAGTGGTAAGTACTTTTGAGTTTGAGTGGACGGTTAAACTGAAGAGTTAAGTCAATTTTATTGTAAATTGTCACCCTGAGATTACAAAAAAAAATGAATGGATGAGGAAATTAAAGTAGCAGTGGGCCTAAATTAAATCTGAATCATTCCCAAATCTGATATTCCTTAATATAATTTTTTACTTCTTCAATATGAGGTTCTGTTGGAATCAAAAAATTTAGTTCACCATTATTTATGTATTTAGCATCAAAATAAAAAGTATCTAAATGTTGCTCTTTTGTTGATAAATCTTCGTATTTGACAAAACTCGCTGATGTAAAGTTTGAAAAATTCTCAACTAAATACTTTTTGGATAAATTAATTTTAAATAAATAATTCATACTTCCCTGAGGCTCTATTTCAAAGTTATAACCTCTTCCATCGGAATGAATATTTTTAAAATGTATTAATTGATTTGTAAATTTTTTCAGTCCAATTGCTACATTACTAATTTGTCTGATTTTAGCTATACGTCCTCCTACATTTTCAATTTTAAATTGAATGTTTAACAAAGATGTATCTTCTTCAATTGCTCTAAAAAAAATATCAGTTATCATTAATTTGGGTCTGTTTGAAGCGAAAACT
This window of the Maribacter cobaltidurans genome carries:
- the trxB gene encoding thioredoxin-disulfide reductase produces the protein MSEAIERVKTLIIGSGPAGYTAAIYASRADLKPVLYTGMEPGGQLTTTTEVDNFPGYPEGIDGPSMMVQLQQQAERFGTDVRIGMATAVEFSQKVGGIHKITVDNDKQIEAETVIISTGASAKYLNIPSEQRLRGGGVSACAVCDGFFYKGQDVAIVGAGDTAAEEASYLANICNKVTMLVRKDYMRASKAMQHRVQSLKNIEIKYNTEVDEVLGDQVVEGLRMVNNQTGEKEEIAITGLFIAIGHKPNTDIFKGQLDMDETGYIITKGKSTKTNIPGVFASGDAQDKEYRQAVTAAGTGCMAALDAERYLATIGSVEETIADNYNI
- a CDS encoding head GIN domain-containing protein; its protein translation is MTTIVRVTIAFVLAIFLTSCGFDINFGDFGSGKAGNGIVVEETREVTEDFNVVHASEGIQVYVTQASDFSISVEGDENIIDLIGTDIRNGKLKIHAIENIGRATKKVFVSLPEITSLESSSGAQLTSQNGITGDDINIDSSSGSILNIEVKANHLEIDASSGANIEISGNAKEVYVDGSSGANIRAKDLISEECRAEASSGSNISVNVSDLLTADASSGGNISYKGDPTVKKNKSVSGSVHKY
- a CDS encoding PadR family transcriptional regulator, giving the protein MNVENTKAQMRKGVLEYCILSILNGEDKYASEILDTLKDAKMLVVEGTIYPLLTRLKNAGLLNYRWEESTSGPPRKYYTLTETGKLFLKELDTTWDELRKATNLVTNTKNS
- a CDS encoding aminotransferase class I/II-fold pyridoxal phosphate-dependent enzyme, which produces MAFLIDSFPGREILVAGKKHLYFGGTSYLGLQDHPEFQELFIKNIRKYGTNYSASRKSNVQFSIFDLAEDHLSDLVGSEACITQSSGYLAGQFLSDFIHKKSCKPFYAPNTHSALFRNQVKNYVTFASLNIALRNYLNEPNAKTPVLFMDTIDFSGGGYSDFESLKILPLNEIILVADDSHGIGIIGNNGSGAFQSLQALNPKKLFVCCSLGKGFGVQAGAIFGDKEDLSQMESTSFYGGSSPASPAAMATFLEAAPIYSERRNILKTNLDYFLANMVSLGHFRYMRGHPTFTFLNKELVQFLEKKQIIVTNFNYPKESSETMSRIVLSASHRKADIDSLTNALNQYNG
- a CDS encoding PspC domain-containing protein, which produces MNKTVNINLANTLFHIDEDAYNKMRRYLESVKRSFANTPGSDEILADIEARIAELFYEKLENERQVITQKQVDEVIAIMGQPEDYMVDEDIFEDEPKAKTKEPTQRVKKLYRDTEQKYVAGVSSGLAHYLGIDPLWIRILWVFLTIGSGGGFILLYGLLWILIPEATTTAQKLDMRGEAVNISNIERKVKEGFEDVADRVKSVDYEKVGNTVKKGGKTFFDTLGDIIMFLFKIFGKFIGILLVIIGASTLIGLFVGLISVGILDMVNVPGIDFYNVVNSSNMPIWLVSLLAFFAIGIPFFFLLYLGLKILVRNLKSIGNIAKFSLLGLWLLSIILLVVFGIREAAAHAYSGSSTSEREIYFENPMDTLNISLATFDYNRDRKMHMGNMIITHDNEGEKILVSENVRFRIRKSTDTIFRIEVRREANGPSFARAKETAEAIEYDYTINGNNIMLNNYLQIPGNSKFNNQEVRVNLFVPVGTVLTYDHGDGRSWVMRADTDRDIDNLDGYTWEMESDNELKCLDCPADMEFDEDSNNRVKINENGIDININDTDGESFKMQIDENGVRINAKDNDEEKVDINIDANDSTIEIKAQDGDTTMRKTISQN
- a CDS encoding dipeptide epimerase; amino-acid sequence: MQIQLQKHTLVLKHTFSISRESHDFQNTLIVTLSLNGHSGFGEATSNPYYRISVESMMEEIEGIQEDIESYDFQNPETFHEFLKTKNLSNFALCALDLAANDLYGKLKGKPLYELWGTQKDHYPITNYTIGIAPIEEMVSKMMDMPWPIYKIKLGTEDDVAIVRELRKHTNAIFRIDANCAWTAEETIQNVPLLKELGVEFLEQPLKADDWEGMEKVVHQSVLPIIADESCIVEADVEKCALHFNGINIKLTKCGGLTPALRMIQKGKDLGLKVMVGCMTESTVGISAIAQLLPQLDYVDMDGALLLKSDIAKGVEIREGGQVIFPGLAGSGVTMM
- a CDS encoding nuclear transport factor 2 family protein, which encodes MTLLKVIIYVVVAFFTSLACGQVSKDSELYKTILDLDKTYFTAYNECDMDTQEAFYDEDLEFYHDKGGLATDKAAILESIKANICGKVTRSLVEDSVEVHAITGFGAVQIGLHSFFNKEEPNAESIPSKFIAIWKKTDDRWLMHRVISLH
- a CDS encoding DUF4870 domain-containing protein, producing MTESLSKHERNLSALIHASTFSKFFIPFGNFIVPLILWTANKKEYEFVDHNGKQALNFQISLLLYSIVLGIISIPFFIGFFPNIFDFDLFDFGRWNHWNNINFHIDSDDFRFGTWLVPVGITGLLQGALFVVNIVYTILATIRTNEGQTFQYPITIKFIK
- a CDS encoding DUF4442 domain-containing protein, whose translation is MAVSISKFNTFTFFKLPSAWWCGVRLRYLDKEKAIVTVKHKWFNQNPFNSMFWAVQGMAAELSTGAMMIDQINATGKKISMLVANNKANFTKKATGRITFTCEDGHLIKEALEKTISTGEGQTVWMKSIGVNTDGVVVSTFEFEWTVKLKS